A single genomic interval of Haloterrigena salifodinae harbors:
- a CDS encoding gamma-glutamylcyclotransferase family protein yields MLVFVYGTLTDPERVASLLEDGPGEYEFVGPATLEGLQRVDGRYPTLVPGGSVEGRLLSVDDPALKRLDRYEGVDRGLYVRVAVSGPDDRRVWIYVGQPDRLGVDADGWPDDRPFRDAVRSAIVPDTTVVRRRA; encoded by the coding sequence GTGCTGGTCTTCGTCTACGGGACGCTGACCGATCCCGAACGGGTTGCGTCGCTGCTCGAAGACGGTCCCGGCGAGTACGAGTTCGTCGGGCCGGCGACGCTCGAGGGACTCCAGCGCGTCGACGGCCGGTATCCGACGCTCGTTCCGGGCGGCAGCGTCGAGGGCCGACTCCTCTCGGTTGACGACCCCGCGCTCAAGCGGCTCGATCGCTACGAGGGCGTCGATCGCGGACTGTACGTTCGGGTTGCGGTTTCGGGACCGGACGACCGGCGCGTCTGGATCTACGTTGGGCAGCCGGATCGACTCGGCGTCGACGCCGACGGGTGGCCGGACGACCGCCCGTTTCGCGACGCGGTTCGCTCCGCTATCGTGCCGGATACTACCGTGGTAAGAAGACGCGCATGA